The following nucleotide sequence is from Zea mays cultivar B73 chromosome 1, Zm-B73-REFERENCE-NAM-5.0, whole genome shotgun sequence.
tttgcgccctctcttgcggactcgttccttattactaacgctaaccccggcttgtagttgtgtttatttgtaaatttcagtttcgccctattcaccccccctctaggcgactatcaacaacggcggaggcagcggcggaacCAACGgcagagccaacggcggaggctcccgcagcgtcagggccttcgcaggtggcgtagtggttgtttagggttggggaatttttggatgctgtgctgaattttggttgctgcgcaggttcaagattttgggcctgcgcacgcaaccgctactactgagtttttggcggcttcgaccgcggaaggtgggaatgaatatggtgggtctgtatctgagttttttgattttactgactctgggagctcggttgagtggactgaggagtcgtcggaggaggacttggattattttgcggccttggacgtggctgcggtggaggcttcgccacacgccgtggacgcgccagacgtgccaggtcctaacaccgggcgccgacggcgaagggcggttgcaaagcgtagggttagtgcggaggaaggggctcggcttctcgTGAgtggggctggtcggcaggagctgttgtctttgccggccaccGCGGGtataggggaaggggaactgcgaagtctttttgcgggtgaggagcttaggataatgttatttaattatagggagatgggaattattcctaaggttgagccgatgtagagtgtggcgccctcgcttatatatgtgtaaaggcttgtaagatgaagttgtgtgccctcgcgtgcctgtgcctgtgagggcgttgtgtactttgtatgGTTTGGTTTTGctatgctggtgtgattatagtcggtcttagcgcagacggtttgatgctgtcgtttctgcttttgttgtactggttcggctgcgcccttaggcggcttctgcgcggagtctttgcgatagacttcgggttttctcgcacttgttgtgctaagtccggctgcacccttaggcgacttctgcgcggatagtcttcgcgatagacatcggatttttccgcacttgttgtgctcagtccggctgcacccttaggcgacttctgcgcggatagtcttcgcgatagacattggatttttttcgcacttgttgtgcttagtccggctgcacccttaggcgacttctgcgcggatagtcttcgcgatagacatcggatttttccgcacttgttgtgcttagtccggctgcacccttaggcgacttctgcgcggatagtcttcgcgatagacattggattttttttcgcacttgttgtgcttagtccggctgcacccttaggcgacttctgcgcggatagtcttcgcgatatacatcggattttttttcgcacttgttgtgcttagtccggctgcacccttaggcgacttctgcgcggatagtcttcgcgatagacatcggatttttttcgcacttgttgtgcttagtccggctgcacccttaggcgacttctgcgcggatagtcttcgcgatagacatcggatttttttcgcacttgttgtgcttagtccggctgcacccttaggcgacttctgcgcggatttgtcgcacgcgagggtggctagcgcttagcctcgcggtgacctcggatTGGTCGAATATCGAAGGCCGTCGTCGCGGTctgttttcgacgcatgtttttgcgggggatttttcgcacatatattacatggctccgcctcgttaaaaacctcaccccccgggaggaaaagagtgcgggccggtacaagattgttttttggcgaattacaagggcgaaatcagccccgattagtcagacaaaaaatttgcggaggttgtcgatgttccaggagtgctccaggtcctcgccgtttggcgttgtgagcctgtaggcgctgggggatgcttttgtcttgactatgaaggggccctcccacttgggctccagctttcccctggactccgtccgagctgttcggacgagtacgaggtccccttcgctgaactccctcgggatgactgcgtggtcgcgccatgctttggtctgggcttggtatttgtttagggcctgtagggcgaagacccggtctccgtcaataagATCTTGgaattgagagcaagttccaacatttggcgcccaccgttcgtgctacgacaaaaccacccgcgatggcacccaagagagctaacccgaaggctgacgaggctgcgaaggcagcactgcttgccgcaagaaagggcaaggccctcgccctcacccaatccacccaccaagagcccactgaagacaatattccccgcacctgcgaagacgacaccttccgcacctgcgggcccgaaggacaatcgcagccgcccccaggcttcgccccacggtgggcgccaaatgttggaacttgctctcagcagcaaggaggccaacaggggtgaacagtggcgacaacagggttacgtgctcgggggcaatagctctgttaatctagcctctcacgggcactgtgcgggggtatttataggtatctgagtgcccagcgccttgtgttaaggacgcatgtgccctcagacacctagtttatccccaaaatattcccataaagcagggttacaggctgtaattacaagcatgcctttacagatcaggcccgtaacacaaaggcggccacgtagggcccgttacaatgggccagatcacacgtgggcctcagagccgaacgaggccgcgctgcgggttggttccgccgcaggccttcgtctggtgccgaatggagcgaagggtgtccccgcccgttttgtctctgtcaggccAGCGAcctcagcgaaggcctcgagcgaagggtggcgtctttgccttcgccccaacatagacccctttggataccagatcccgaagcaaggcgtagcaactaaatatctaagaattcgcttaacggccacaaggtgacactcccttgggtcggattgaaatctagcacacatgcatacgcttagcataataactggtctactagcacataaataaagcaaggaacctatcatggaccgatatgctttttgatccacggacttacctcctttgttgaggtcgacgtgtccgtctgttcccattggagtctttgcaggcttggcgtccttcatcccaaaccgcttgagcaagtcttgcgtatacttcgtttgggagatgaaagtgccgtccttgagttgcttcacttggaacccaaggaagtagttcaactcgcccatcatcgacatttcaaacttttgagtcatcaccctgctaaactcttcacaagacttttggttagtagaaccaaatattatgtcatcgacataaatttggcacacaaataagtcaccatcacaagtcttagtgaataaagtcggatcggctttcccaaccttgaaagcattagcaattaaaaagtctctaaggcattcataccatgctcttggggcttgcttaagtccatagagcgccttagagagcttacacacgtggtcggggtaccgttcatcctcaaagccaggggattactctacgtacacctcctccttgattggcccgttgaggaaagcgttcttcacgtccatttggaacaacctgaaagaatggtgagcggcataggctaacaatatgcgaattgactctagcctagccacaggagcaaaagtctcctcaaagtccaaacctgcgacttgggcataaccttttgccacaagtctagccttgttccttgtcaccactccgtgctcgtcttgtttgttgtggaacacccacttggttcccacaacgttttgcttgggacgtggcaccagtgtccaaacttcatttctcttgaaattgttgagctcttcctgcatggccaacacccagtccggatctagcaaggcctcttctaccctgaaaggctcaatagaagagacaaaagagtaatgctcacaaaaaattaactaatctagagcgagtagttaatcccttgctaatatcacccaaaatctggtcgacgggatggttcctttgaatcatcgctcgaacttgagttggaggggcctgtggtgcttcttcctcttcaacttggacatcttgtgctcccccttgatcacacgcctcctcttgaggtacctgttcatcatcttgggttgggggttgcaccgtcgttgaggaagaaggctgctccttatgctcctcgaattggagctgttcgtcagctggcaaggtttcccaagtcggctctataatgttgctgggggagacttcagaactatcccttgaaccggctattgagggccgatttgatgggtctagatgtgttgtccccagcggagtcgccaaaaagtatgttgacacctttttagggcgtcaatcactcaacacgaaccagcggcggtgctctctgcataggggcggacggtccacggctaggggccggacggtccgcggccttgtgcgaggctagggtttcctgcctgacggccggacggtccgcacgtgcgcaggggcggcggaagatcgccggcggcgcctggatctcgctcccgggagggaccctgttggggaggagagatcctaggtgatgtctaggctcggatAGACCgatctagactcctctaatcgacgtagagtcgaagagaagcggagaatttggggattgataggctaaactagaactagactagaactactcctaagaataaatgtaaattgtattgattgatGGTTCGATTGATTGATTAAATCGGTCGTATTCCTCTGCTTTTatggaggaggggggctggacccgttaccaacaaaattctgagcttatcccgagatttttgccaacaaacatagcaagaaactcggaaccctaatctgttctgcgcttgcgcggaccgtccggaccgcggaccgtccggcctcagggccggaccgtccgccctctCAAATTGGCGCCCAACACCCTGTTTGGAAGTGTAGTGTTTTTGGAGTTTTCAAACAATACTATAGTATTTGATGATACTATAGTATTAGAACTCAAAAGTTGTTTGGTTTGTCCAGACAAAACACAATTTTAAATACCATGGTTTATCCAAAACCGTGGTGTTTTTAGAGTTTTTGAAACTCCACTCAGAACCTcagttttcttctcttctctctaAATATACTTTATTTTTCTAATGAAACCAAACATATCTCGGTTTTGAGCAATACTGTGGTTTTACTATAGTAAAGTAATACTATAGTATTTGTGTCATGTACAATTATAAACTATGGTATCTCAAAACTACAATATTTTAAAACTGCAtttccaaacaggccctaaaggAGATTTGGTGGAAAGGTGTGCATGCAGCCCACTGCCCACCCACTGTTCCAATTGGATATGGGGTGTGTTTAGAAGCAAAGTATTTCAAAACCATGGTTTTGGAATACTACAGTCATAAGATGTCATAATATAACCATAGTATTTTTTACATTACTCTTAGCAATACATGTTTGGAGATAAAATATCTCAAACCATGGTAATTAATATACATGTAGTCATAGACAAAAACTTTAGGATAGAGTAGAGTTTCATATAATCCAAAAATACCATGGTATCTACAATACCATGGTATTTAAAACAAATTTTTTACAATGTAGCCAAACTCCTCTTGGCAAAAGATACTATGGTATTTCTTAATAACATGGTTTTACCTCAAAACTTCAAAAATATTTTGTTTTAAACACACACTTGTGAGGCAGTTTGAGCAGAGATTTTAGCCAGTCACTTCTATTGATAAGATGAAGATAGACTTGCTCGTGGAGTTTTCTTCTTTTTCTGCTTGTACATTTGTATACCTCTTATAACATCGACCCTCCTTCGCCGCTTCCTTTCTTTTTAATATAATAGGCAGCTCTTCTATAGGTTCTTTTAAAAAGGAATAAGTGTAGAATAAGAAGACAGTGACGAAGTATGAAGTGTGTTTCAACAAGATAGTCCCCTTTGTTCCACATGTGGGTTATAAATGTGTCTTTGGTGTATCGTGTAAAACAGGGAACTCTGACACGTGATACTATAAATGACACTATTTGAAGAATAAAGATTAAAATAGTATATGTGATATGAGAGCTGCTAGAGACAACCTAATGATACAAAGTGGACGAGACAATATCACCTGGGCCTAAGGCATTGATCAGACACACGTTGAGAGCTATTCCACTAGTTGACTTGTATAGTATAGTGGAGCAGGATTTAGGAGTTGCAGCAGTCGAGCACTTATGAGGTGTATAAGCCATCAAAGGGGACCAACCTTATAATCATAGTGACATGAAGGCACATTTTGGTGGTCCCGTGTAGGAGAAAGGGAACTAACTAAAAAAACTTTCTTATGTTGACTTCTGTTTATCAGTTAGCCTCTATTAGTTTTTAGACCATAAATTACTTTATGTTTAGATCTTCTATTTAGCATGCGAAATACGAACTGAAGTTTAGTTTATTCCCTCCAAACACTCCCTTATCTCAGGTCAGAATTTAGAACAATAGCATACACATTTTCAAATCGCATATTTTTGTTGTGAAGTTAATATTATCCACCGGGCGGCAGAGCTCTCTGCTCTCCCCACCACTCCCTCCACTTCTCTGATATGGCCGCACCGACCTCCCCAGCGATTCCCACCGCGCGCCCGACGGCGCCCCTCCCGACCATGGAGGACATCATGGCGTCGTCGCGCGCGCAGAGCATGCGCGTGTGCCTTCGCACGGCCGGGCCCTTCTTCCGCGTCACGGCCACCCGCGGTGAGGGTggggaggccgtggagcttggccgCGCCCAGGGCGGCATCCGCCCGTGGCCTGGCGGCGCCGTGCTGCACCTCGACTCCATGCGCATGACGCGCGCCACGCTGAGCGTCCCGGACCGCCCACTGTTCGGCCTGGGGATGTTCCTCGGTGCCGTCGCCGTGCGGCACGGCTTCGACGCCGGGTGCAAGCGCGCCGAGCTGCTCGCCATCAACGACACGCCGCTGTACCACGACAAGGTATAACCGCAGTCTCTATCCCCCCCTCGACGAATAACTTTCGTGAGCGATTGTTGCTTCAGAGTTTGCAGTGTAGTGGTCAAGATCAATTGTTCTGCCATTAAATTCATTCGCTACATCAACCAGTATTGGCAGTGCGGTGTTGCGGCCCATAAATTTACATTGATTTTCTGTGTCAAATGTTTTACATGGAGAAGCAAGGTGCAAGGATGCGTACGGTTTGAAAATACTGGTATTGAGTTTTGAAGTATAGCTATTGACAATATATAGTTCCAGTATTTGAATAGTTGCTTCACGCGTTTTTGCTTGAAAACTAAGCATGTGTCCCTGTTCATGTCAATTCCCATAATCATTCTTGGTATTACCTTCCTTTTCAAAACaaaatgaataatattctttttcTGCTAGTTAATGGGATGCAATGATCTAAAACAGCAAACTGCAACTACTAGATGTACAGATTTGTAAGATCCACAAAATTCATGCTTGCCTTTTGAATGCATGATACTTCCCGTGGTGAACTCGAACAAAACATTTGAAACTTTTTTCGTTGTTGCCAGCTCGTTAGATTTTACATGAGGATGGGTTTCAAAGCAGTTCATGAGGTTGAT
It contains:
- the LOC100272586 gene encoding Os10g0351100-like protein yields the protein MAAPTSPAIPTARPTAPLPTMEDIMASSRAQSMRVCLRTAGPFFRVTATRGEGGEAVELGRAQGGIRPWPGGAVLHLDSMRMTRATLSVPDRPLFGLGMFLGAVAVRHGFDAGCKRAELLAINDTPLYHDKLVRFYMRMGFKAVHEVDGSSISDLGHMLVWGGRGTRMDADIEELLIKWGNRFRLQD